One genomic region from Campylobacter concisus encodes:
- the murJ gene encoding murein biosynthesis integral membrane protein MurJ translates to MFIKGFFSNSVGIMVSRILGLIRDLLTASILGAGIFSDLFFIAFKIPNLFRRIFGEGAFTQAFLPNFTNSKKKAIFQAEIFIKFLLFIGALTLLVNLFTPYFIKIIASGLSEQNIMDAVPLVRINFYYLALVYIVTFMGALLQYKGHFATTAFSTALLNLAMIASLLLARGKSESVVALYLSFGVVAGGILQVLVHLIAMKFNTLNKIFWGGLSGYFKGKRAQSKGFFINFYHGLLGSSAMQISAFMDTWLASFLVSGSISYLFYANRIFQLPLAIFAIALSQALFPKITRLLKQKDEANALVWTKKSFYLLLCALLAATITGVVLSEFIIWLLFERGNFVRANTIECAKVLSAYLVGLTPFGLAKIFSLWLYANMKQKEAAKISIICLVINLILAVILMQKFGAAGLAFASSLGGFLQLILYIRAFGAKRFLAIIKPKFIAAITVAAVLLYFSLTFLKDIFNANF, encoded by the coding sequence AGAATTCTTGGACTTATAAGAGACCTTTTAACAGCTTCCATCCTTGGAGCTGGCATATTTAGCGATCTTTTTTTTATCGCTTTTAAAATACCAAATTTATTTCGCCGTATCTTTGGAGAAGGTGCCTTTACACAGGCATTTTTACCAAATTTTACAAACAGCAAGAAAAAAGCGATCTTTCAGGCTGAAATTTTCATCAAATTTCTACTTTTTATAGGCGCATTAACGCTTCTTGTAAATTTATTTACGCCCTACTTTATAAAGATCATCGCAAGCGGCCTAAGCGAGCAAAATATCATGGACGCAGTGCCGCTTGTGCGTATAAATTTCTACTATCTAGCTCTTGTTTATATTGTCACATTTATGGGTGCTCTGCTTCAGTATAAAGGGCACTTTGCCACGACTGCGTTTTCTACTGCACTGCTAAATTTAGCCATGATCGCATCGCTACTTTTGGCTCGTGGCAAGAGCGAGAGCGTGGTCGCACTTTATCTTAGCTTTGGCGTCGTTGCAGGCGGCATTTTGCAGGTTTTGGTGCATCTAATTGCTATGAAATTTAACACCTTAAATAAAATTTTTTGGGGCGGTCTAAGCGGATATTTTAAAGGCAAAAGAGCGCAAAGCAAAGGCTTTTTTATAAATTTCTACCATGGCTTACTTGGCTCAAGTGCGATGCAAATAAGCGCATTTATGGACACTTGGCTAGCTAGCTTTTTAGTAAGCGGCTCGATAAGCTACCTCTTTTATGCAAATAGAATTTTTCAGCTTCCGCTTGCCATCTTTGCGATCGCGCTCTCTCAGGCACTCTTTCCAAAGATCACTAGACTTTTAAAGCAAAAAGACGAAGCCAACGCCCTAGTTTGGACAAAAAAGAGCTTTTACTTGCTACTTTGCGCCCTACTTGCAGCCACGATCACAGGCGTTGTGCTAAGTGAATTTATCATCTGGCTATTGTTTGAGAGAGGAAATTTCGTAAGGGCAAACACCATTGAGTGTGCGAAGGTGCTAAGTGCCTATTTGGTGGGGCTTACGCCATTTGGACTGGCTAAAATTTTCTCACTTTGGCTCTATGCAAATATGAAACAAAAAGAGGCAGCCAAAATTTCTATCATCTGCCTTGTGATAAATTTGATCCTAGCTGTCATTTTAATGCAGAAATTTGGAGCTGCTGGCCTTGCATTTGCAAGCTCGCTTGGGGGATTTTTGCAGCTTATTTTATATATAAGAGCCTTTGGAGCTAAGCGATTTTTAGCTATAATCAAGCCTAAATTTATAGCCGCTATCACTGTTGCGGCGGTTTTGCTCTATTTTAGTTTAACATTTTTAAAGGATATATTTAATGCGAATTTTTGA
- the cysS gene encoding cysteine--tRNA ligase: protein MRIFDTSKREKVEFSPIREGEVSIYLCGPTVYDDAHLGHAKSAVSFDLLRRVLKALGYKVKFARNYTDIDDKILNKMAQTGQSLEEITNKYIAHYESDMGALNVLDPDFKPKATQCLEAIISYIKVLMDRGVAYKTSDGIYFDTSKDSGYFSISGKYNNTDLIARVASFGEKRDEKDFVLWKFDEKWYESPFGKGRPGWHTECVAMIREFLSDKENDKFEIDIHAGGIDLLFPHHENEASQCRCAYHKNLSKYWMHNGFIKVNNEKMSKSLNNSFFVKDALKNVHGEVLRYYLLTSHYRAHFNYSDEDLVASKKRLDKIYRLKKRVDGVQAGAINESFKNELLEALSDDLNASKALASVDEFVKTANERLDNNPKDKTYKAEVVANLELISEILGIASTNYVEYFQFGVSNEQKEQIKRLLDERAFAKKERNFARADEIRDELEKMNISIMDTPNGAVWEKNND, encoded by the coding sequence ATGCGAATTTTTGATACTTCTAAAAGAGAAAAGGTTGAGTTTAGCCCGATAAGAGAAGGTGAAGTTAGCATCTATCTGTGTGGTCCAACGGTCTATGACGACGCACATTTGGGGCATGCAAAGTCAGCCGTTAGCTTTGATCTTTTAAGAAGGGTCTTAAAAGCGCTTGGCTACAAGGTCAAATTTGCAAGAAACTACACCGACATTGACGATAAAATTTTAAACAAGATGGCGCAGACTGGCCAAAGCCTAGAGGAGATCACAAACAAATATATAGCGCACTACGAGAGCGATATGGGCGCTTTAAACGTGCTTGATCCAGACTTTAAACCAAAGGCTACGCAGTGCTTGGAGGCGATCATTAGCTACATCAAAGTGCTTATGGATAGAGGCGTGGCGTATAAAACGAGCGATGGAATTTACTTTGACACGAGCAAGGATAGTGGCTATTTTAGCATTAGCGGCAAGTATAATAACACCGATCTAATCGCCAGAGTGGCAAGTTTTGGCGAAAAAAGAGATGAAAAAGACTTTGTGCTTTGGAAATTTGATGAAAAATGGTACGAGAGCCCATTTGGCAAGGGTCGCCCTGGCTGGCACACCGAGTGCGTGGCGATGATAAGGGAGTTTTTAAGCGATAAAGAAAATGATAAATTTGAGATCGACATCCACGCTGGCGGCATCGACCTGCTCTTTCCACACCACGAAAATGAAGCTAGCCAGTGCAGATGTGCTTATCATAAAAATTTAAGCAAATACTGGATGCACAACGGATTTATAAAAGTAAATAACGAAAAGATGAGCAAGAGCTTAAATAACAGCTTTTTTGTAAAAGACGCCCTAAAAAACGTTCATGGTGAAGTACTTAGATATTACTTGCTTACGAGCCATTACAGGGCTCATTTTAATTATTCAGATGAAGACTTAGTGGCTTCAAAAAAGAGGCTAGATAAAATTTATCGCCTTAAAAAAAGAGTTGATGGCGTGCAAGCAGGCGCAATAAATGAGAGCTTTAAAAATGAGCTACTTGAGGCACTAAGTGATGATCTAAACGCTTCAAAAGCACTTGCAAGCGTCGATGAGTTTGTAAAAACGGCAAATGAAAGACTTGATAATAATCCAAAAGATAAAACCTACAAAGCCGAAGTAGTGGCAAATTTGGAGCTTATAAGTGAAATTTTAGGTATTGCCAGCACAAACTATGTGGAGTATTTTCAATTTGGTGTAAGCAACGAGCAAAAGGAGCAAATTAAAAGGCTTCTTGATGAGCGCGCATTTGCCAAAAAAGAGAGAAATTTTGCAAGAGCTGATGAGATAAGAGACGAGCTAGAAAAGATGAATATCTCTATCATGGATACACCAAATGGCGCAGTTTGGGAGAAAAACAATGACTAA
- a CDS encoding ABC transporter ATP-binding protein, with product MTNFGLKDVLKRFGPYFKDYIPHFILAFIGMGLASGGTAVSAYLVEPVLNKIFVEKNETLLYLLPCAIIAIYLLKNVGTFMQAYFTAYIGQDTIRRFREKMVENLLNLDMKFFNDFRTGELISRTTNDIERIRSIVSSIIPELIRELVTIIGLLCVVIYQSPKLAFFALVIMPLAIYPISRLAKKMKKISKQSQEKTSDITSALSEIFTNIEIIKANNAQKYEHSRFVEENNKFFKLNLKTVKIEQLLSPLMETIGSIGVAAVIIIGGKDVIDGNINMGAFFSFLTALFMLYTPLKRIVNIYNKMQDAIAASERTFFLMDKVSQIKDGEKELSEEINLIKFKGVCLSYGDKEVLKGINLEARKSEFIALVGSSGGGKTSLMNLLMRFYDVNSGEILINETNLKDIKIHSLRQNIGLVTQRVYIFNDTIAKNVAYGREFNEDAVINALKMANAYEFVSKLDDGIHSILNEFGTNLSGGQRQRIAIARALYQNPQILIFDEATSALDNESEKEITKAINNLRSKKIIFVIAHRLSTVESADKIALLCDGKIVDIGSDEELSKRNEIYAKLKGKALV from the coding sequence ATGACTAACTTTGGCTTAAAAGATGTACTAAAACGCTTTGGTCCATATTTTAAAGACTACATTCCGCACTTCATCCTAGCCTTCATTGGCATGGGGCTTGCAAGTGGTGGAACAGCGGTCAGTGCGTATTTGGTGGAGCCAGTATTAAATAAAATTTTCGTTGAAAAAAACGAAACACTGCTTTATTTGTTACCATGTGCGATCATTGCTATTTATCTGTTAAAAAATGTTGGAACTTTTATGCAGGCCTATTTTACCGCGTATATTGGTCAAGATACGATTAGAAGATTTCGCGAAAAGATGGTCGAAAATTTACTAAATTTGGACATGAAATTTTTTAATGATTTTAGAACAGGCGAGCTAATAAGCAGAACTACGAACGACATAGAGCGCATAAGATCTATTGTTTCAAGCATCATACCTGAGCTTATTAGAGAGCTTGTAACTATCATAGGTCTGCTTTGTGTAGTTATATATCAAAGCCCTAAATTAGCCTTTTTTGCACTTGTTATTATGCCATTAGCGATTTATCCGATCTCGCGCCTTGCTAAAAAGATGAAAAAAATTTCAAAGCAGTCACAAGAAAAGACATCTGATATCACCTCAGCATTGAGTGAAATTTTTACAAATATCGAGATCATCAAGGCAAATAATGCCCAAAAATACGAGCACTCACGTTTCGTTGAAGAAAATAACAAATTTTTTAAGTTAAACCTTAAAACCGTAAAAATTGAGCAACTATTAAGCCCACTAATGGAAACAATTGGCTCAATTGGCGTGGCAGCTGTCATCATAATAGGTGGCAAAGACGTCATCGACGGAAATATAAACATGGGTGCTTTTTTTTCATTTTTAACTGCACTTTTCATGCTCTACACCCCACTAAAGCGTATCGTAAATATATACAATAAAATGCAAGATGCGATCGCCGCAAGTGAGAGAACCTTTTTCTTGATGGATAAAGTAAGCCAGATAAAAGATGGCGAAAAAGAGTTAAGTGAAGAGATAAATCTGATCAAATTTAAGGGTGTCTGTCTAAGTTACGGCGACAAAGAGGTCTTAAAAGGTATAAATTTGGAGGCCCGCAAGTCAGAATTTATAGCCCTGGTTGGTTCAAGCGGTGGCGGAAAAACCTCGCTCATGAATTTGCTTATGAGATTTTACGACGTAAATAGCGGAGAAATTTTAATAAATGAGACAAATTTAAAAGATATCAAAATCCATTCACTTCGCCAAAACATCGGTCTTGTCACGCAGCGTGTCTATATCTTTAACGACACGATCGCTAAAAACGTGGCTTACGGCAGAGAGTTTAACGAAGATGCCGTAATAAATGCACTAAAAATGGCAAATGCTTATGAGTTTGTAAGCAAACTAGATGATGGTATCCACTCTATCTTAAATGAATTTGGTACAAACCTTTCGGGCGGTCAAAGACAGCGTATAGCAATAGCCAGAGCACTTTATCAAAATCCACAAATTCTTATCTTTGACGAGGCCACTTCAGCACTTGATAATGAGAGTGAAAAAGAGATCACAAAGGCGATAAACAATCTAAGAAGCAAAAAGATCATCTTTGTCATCGCTCACCGTCTAAGTACGGTTGAGAGTGCTGACAAGATCGCGCTTTTGTGCGATGGAAAGATAGTTGATATCGGAAGCGATGAAGAGCTTAGCAAGAGAAATGAAATTTATGCAAAACTTAAAGGCAAAGCCTTAGTTTAA
- a CDS encoding quinone-dependent dihydroorotate dehydrogenase, whose translation MSLNYDTLKSIFFKFDPETAHKIAEFLMIGVNKIFPGSLSFVANKCVVDDNALKQNLFSSTYHNPVGIAGGFDKNATMFEALTALGFGYLEFGTFTPKPQPGNNKPRLFRLIDEESIQNAMGFNNDGCEAIKNRVKKLYPYTLPIWANIGKNKVTPNENAIKDYEILVKEFSEICDTFVINVSSPNTPNLRALQDKNFIKELFSVILPLTKKPIIFKIAPDMSHEYAIKLCTCAVENGASGVLVSNTSVDYTLSHSSNLKDFGGLSGKVITQKSKDIFKAVADELYGKTTLIACGGIDSGAEAYERIKMGANLVQIFTSFIFKGPMIARDINLEILELLKRDGFASISEAVGIDVKK comes from the coding sequence ATGAGCTTAAACTACGATACTTTAAAATCTATATTTTTTAAATTCGATCCTGAAACTGCCCATAAAATCGCAGAATTTTTAATGATCGGAGTAAATAAAATTTTTCCAGGATCATTAAGCTTTGTAGCAAATAAGTGCGTGGTCGATGACAATGCGCTAAAACAAAATTTATTCTCAAGCACTTATCACAATCCAGTTGGCATAGCTGGGGGCTTTGATAAAAATGCCACAATGTTTGAAGCACTCACGGCTCTTGGCTTTGGGTATTTAGAATTTGGCACATTTACTCCAAAACCTCAACCTGGCAACAACAAACCAAGACTTTTTAGGCTCATAGACGAAGAGAGCATCCAAAATGCGATGGGCTTTAACAACGATGGTTGCGAGGCTATTAAAAATAGAGTCAAAAAACTTTATCCTTATACTTTACCTATCTGGGCAAATATCGGTAAAAATAAGGTCACACCAAATGAAAATGCGATAAAAGACTATGAAATTTTAGTAAAAGAATTTAGTGAAATTTGCGACACATTTGTCATAAACGTCTCATCGCCAAATACTCCAAATTTAAGAGCTTTGCAAGATAAAAATTTTATAAAAGAGCTTTTTAGTGTCATTTTACCACTTACCAAAAAACCAATCATCTTTAAAATCGCTCCTGATATGAGCCACGAATATGCGATCAAGCTTTGCACCTGCGCGGTAGAAAATGGCGCTAGCGGCGTGCTTGTCTCAAATACAAGCGTTGATTATACACTTTCTCACTCATCAAATTTAAAGGATTTTGGCGGACTAAGCGGCAAAGTGATAACTCAAAAGTCAAAAGATATTTTTAAAGCCGTTGCAGACGAACTTTACGGCAAGACGACGCTTATAGCGTGTGGTGGCATAGATAGCGGTGCAGAGGCATATGAGCGCATAAAAATGGGAGCAAATTTGGTCCAAATTTTTACAAGTTTTATCTTTAAAGGGCCAATGATCGCAAGAGATATAAATTTAGAAATTTTAGAGCTCTTAAAGAGAGATGGCTTTGCTTCTATTAGCGAAGCAGTCGGCATAGATGTTAAAAAATAA
- a CDS encoding M16 family metallopeptidase, translating to MIKFNKTKLENGLEIYHVPVNPGSKVISVDVFYKVGSRNEVMGKSGIAHMLEHLNFKSTKNLRAGEFDEIVKGFGGVNNASTGFDYTHYFIKASNENLDKTLGLFAELMKNLSLKDKEFQPEREVVHEERRWRTDNNPMGYLYFRLYNHAFIYHPYHWTPIGFIKDIENWNINDIKEFHATFYQPKNAILMISGDIDKDEAFKLAKKNFGGIKNKRAIPKSHCKEPEQDGARRAIIYKDSQTQMLAIAYKIPDFRHADQVGLNAISEYLATGKSSVLQQHLVDELMLVNQIYAYNMSCVDENLFIFLAVCNPDVEATAVEAEILKIIEDIKSKPIDKNDVLRVKNLIKSDFIYSFESASKVANLYGSYLARGDIKPLYELEKNIDKIDAKLLKDIANRYFNEKTSTTIILKKE from the coding sequence TTGATAAAATTTAATAAAACAAAACTAGAAAACGGACTAGAAATTTATCACGTACCAGTAAATCCTGGCTCAAAAGTGATAAGTGTCGATGTATTTTATAAGGTTGGCTCCAGAAACGAAGTAATGGGCAAAAGCGGCATAGCTCACATGCTAGAGCATCTAAATTTCAAGTCAACCAAAAATTTACGTGCTGGCGAATTTGACGAGATAGTAAAGGGGTTTGGTGGCGTAAATAACGCAAGTACAGGCTTTGACTACACCCACTACTTTATAAAAGCTTCAAATGAAAATTTAGATAAAACGCTTGGTCTTTTTGCTGAGCTTATGAAAAATTTAAGCCTAAAAGACAAAGAATTTCAGCCAGAGCGAGAGGTGGTGCACGAGGAGCGTAGGTGGCGAACAGACAACAACCCTATGGGATACCTCTACTTTAGACTCTACAATCACGCATTTATCTACCATCCATACCACTGGACTCCGATAGGCTTTATAAAAGATATCGAAAACTGGAACATCAACGATATAAAAGAATTTCATGCTACTTTTTATCAGCCAAAAAATGCCATTTTGATGATAAGTGGCGACATTGACAAGGATGAGGCATTTAAGCTAGCTAAGAAAAATTTTGGTGGCATAAAAAACAAAAGAGCCATCCCAAAATCCCACTGTAAAGAACCTGAGCAAGACGGCGCAAGAAGAGCTATCATCTACAAAGATAGCCAAACGCAAATGCTAGCTATCGCTTATAAAATTCCAGACTTTAGGCATGCTGATCAAGTAGGGCTAAATGCGATAAGTGAATATTTAGCCACTGGTAAAAGCTCAGTTTTACAGCAACACCTTGTCGATGAACTCATGCTTGTAAATCAAATTTATGCTTACAATATGAGCTGCGTTGATGAAAATTTATTTATATTTTTAGCAGTTTGCAACCCAGATGTCGAGGCAACTGCGGTTGAGGCTGAAATTTTAAAGATTATAGAGGATATTAAAAGCAAACCTATCGACAAAAACGATGTTTTGCGAGTTAAAAATTTAATCAAAAGCGACTTTATATATTCGTTTGAAAGTGCAAGTAAGGTTGCAAATTTATACGGCTCGTACCTTGCTAGAGGCGACATAAAGCCACTTTATGAACTTGAAAAAAATATCGATAAAATCGATGCAAAACTTTTAAAAGATATAGCAAATAGATATTTTAATGAAAAAACTAGCACGACAATAATTTTAAAAAAGGAATAA
- the dapA gene encoding 4-hydroxy-tetrahydrodipicolinate synthase, translating into MTALITPFKNQKLDEAGFEKLIKRQIKHGIDVVVPVGTTGESATLTHDEHRICIEIAVNACKGTNVKVLAGAGSNATHEAIGIAKFAQAHGADGILSVAPYYNKPTQEGLYEHYKAIANSIEIPVLLYNVPGRVGVDILPSTVFRLFKECKNIYGIKEATGSIDRCVDLLAHEPNLVVISGEDAINYPIISNGGKGVISVTANLLPDQISQLTHLAMNEEYKKAKLINDNLYTINKTLFCESNPIPIKAAMYLAGLIDSLEYRLPLCKPSKENFKKIEEVIKNHEIKGF; encoded by the coding sequence ATGACAGCACTCATTACGCCATTTAAAAATCAAAAATTAGACGAAGCTGGCTTTGAGAAACTGATAAAAAGACAGATAAAACATGGCATCGATGTAGTCGTACCAGTAGGAACCACTGGCGAGAGCGCAACTCTAACTCATGATGAGCATAGAATTTGTATCGAAATAGCCGTTAATGCATGTAAAGGCACAAACGTTAAAGTGCTTGCTGGTGCTGGTAGTAACGCCACTCACGAGGCTATTGGTATCGCTAAATTTGCTCAAGCTCATGGAGCTGATGGCATCCTTTCAGTTGCGCCTTATTATAACAAACCAACTCAAGAAGGACTTTATGAGCATTACAAGGCCATTGCGAATAGTATTGAAATTCCTGTGCTTCTTTATAATGTTCCAGGTAGAGTTGGCGTGGATATCTTGCCATCTACCGTTTTTAGGCTTTTTAAAGAGTGTAAAAATATCTACGGTATCAAAGAGGCTACAGGCAGTATCGATAGATGCGTAGATCTGCTAGCTCACGAGCCAAATTTAGTAGTCATTAGCGGCGAAGATGCGATCAACTATCCTATCATATCAAATGGGGGTAAAGGCGTTATCTCAGTTACTGCAAACCTCTTGCCAGATCAAATTTCACAGCTTACGCACCTTGCGATGAACGAAGAGTACAAAAAAGCAAAACTAATAAACGATAATCTATATACGATAAATAAAACACTCTTTTGCGAAAGCAACCCGATACCGATCAAAGCAGCGATGTATCTAGCCGGACTCATCGACTCTTTAGAGTATCGCTTACCACTTTGCAAACCAAGTAAAGAGAATTTTAAAAAAATCGAAGAAGTAATAAAAAATCATGAAATAAAGGGATTTTAA
- a CDS encoding enoyl-ACP reductase, protein MKDTLNEFKGKTLVISGGTRGIGRAIVEEFAKAGVNIAFTYNSNEELAKEQAKELETTYKIKARAYALNILEPETYKELFLKIDEDFDRIDFFISNAIISGRAVAGGYTKFMKLKPRGINNIFTATVNAFVVGTQEAAKRMEKVGGGSIISLSSTGNLVYIENYAGHGTAKAAVEAMARYAATELGEKNIRVNVVSGGPIETDALRAFTNYEEVRDMTAKLSPLNRMGQPTDLAGACLFLCSSKASWVTGHTFIIDGGTTFK, encoded by the coding sequence ATGAAGGACACACTAAACGAATTTAAAGGTAAAACGCTAGTTATCAGTGGTGGCACTAGAGGTATCGGTAGAGCCATAGTTGAAGAATTCGCAAAAGCTGGTGTAAATATAGCATTTACCTACAACTCAAACGAAGAGCTTGCAAAAGAACAAGCAAAAGAGCTTGAGACTACTTACAAGATAAAAGCCAGAGCCTACGCGCTAAATATTCTCGAGCCAGAGACTTATAAAGAGCTATTTTTAAAGATAGACGAGGATTTTGATAGGATTGATTTTTTCATCTCAAATGCTATCATCTCAGGTCGCGCAGTAGCTGGCGGATACACTAAATTTATGAAGCTAAAACCAAGAGGCATAAACAATATCTTTACAGCAACAGTAAATGCCTTTGTAGTAGGCACTCAAGAAGCTGCAAAACGCATGGAAAAAGTGGGTGGTGGTAGCATCATTAGCCTAAGCTCAACTGGAAATTTAGTCTATATCGAAAACTATGCAGGTCACGGCACAGCAAAAGCAGCCGTTGAAGCGATGGCAAGATACGCTGCGACCGAGCTTGGAGAGAAAAACATCCGCGTAAACGTCGTAAGTGGTGGCCCTATCGAGACAGACGCACTAAGAGCCTTTACCAACTACGAAGAGGTGCGCGATATGACAGCAAAGCTTAGCCCACTAAACCGCATGGGACAGCCGACTGACCTAGCCGGAGCATGTCTATTTTTATGCTCATCTAAGGCTAGCTGGGTAACTGGACATACATTTATAATAGATGGCGGCACGACTTTTAAATGA
- the pgsA gene encoding CDP-diacylglycerol--glycerol-3-phosphate 3-phosphatidyltransferase, translated as MSLNLPNALAFFRILLAPLMFFMLVNAPGIFTQIHMSWINYFAALIFVIASVTDFFDGYIARSWDQKTKLGAILDPLADKMLILAAFLGLMMLERASAWAVYLILVREFFITGFRVVMASDGVEVAASMAGKVKTVSQMFAIGFLLMSWPGGELLLWIAVALTLYSGFEYIFAYVKAMKKS; from the coding sequence GTGAGTTTAAATTTACCAAACGCATTAGCATTTTTTAGGATACTACTGGCTCCACTTATGTTTTTTATGCTTGTAAATGCGCCAGGAATTTTTACGCAAATTCACATGAGCTGGATAAACTACTTCGCAGCTCTTATCTTTGTGATCGCCTCGGTAACTGACTTTTTTGACGGCTACATCGCAAGAAGCTGGGATCAAAAGACCAAACTTGGAGCGATCCTTGACCCACTGGCAGACAAGATGCTAATTCTTGCTGCATTTTTAGGGCTCATGATGCTTGAAAGGGCTAGTGCTTGGGCTGTTTATCTCATCTTGGTGAGGGAATTTTTCATAACTGGCTTTCGTGTCGTGATGGCAAGTGATGGCGTCGAAGTCGCTGCATCAATGGCTGGCAAGGTAAAGACAGTTTCACAGATGTTTGCGATTGGATTTTTACTGATGAGCTGGCCTGGTGGCGAACTTTTGCTCTGGATAGCTGTTGCGCTTACACTTTATTCTGGGTTTGAGTACATTTTTGCCTATGTAAAGGCGATGAAAAAGAGTTAA